In Musa acuminata AAA Group cultivar baxijiao chromosome BXJ2-3, Cavendish_Baxijiao_AAA, whole genome shotgun sequence, the following proteins share a genomic window:
- the LOC103977125 gene encoding uncharacterized protein LOC103977125, producing MDNCPVRFNTIGQLYPDCMSDRKSRFWQIDNQPNSRSEVICPRPCRATRVPCFINTLNIVSSKPQGILPMYKVDSASEILDRILSQADTDNDLDSSSQMGFFCGSPPVRTDNPVIHDVQFAKQAQFLSSSRGNSPGMKPAGRVERGGSPTCRSSFEGNPKVRIEGFACGNSKQHCVAPALA from the exons ATGGATAACTGCCCTGTGAGATTTAATACCATTGGACAACTATATCCAGATTGCATGTCGGATAGGAAATCAAGGTTTTGGCAAATTGATAACCAGCCAAATTCCAGGTCTGAAGTCATTTGTCCGCGACCTTGTCGAGCAACAAGAGTTCCTTGTTTCATTAATACTCTCAATATAGTCAGTTCCAAGCCACAGGG CATCTTGCCTATGTACAAAGTGGATTCTGCTTCTGAGATTCTTGATCGTATCCTGAGTCAG GCTGACACGGACAATGATCTGGACTCGAGCAGTCAAATGGGCTTCTTCTGTGGCTCGCCTCCTGTACGCACTGACAATCCGGTCATCCATGATGTGCAGTTTGCCAAGCAAGCCCAGTTCTTATCTTCTTCTCGAGGAAACTCTCCTGGCATGAAGCCTGCAGGAAGAGTCGAAAGAGGAGGGTCTCCGACCTGCAGGTCTTCTTTCGAAGGGAACCCCAAAGTGAGAATCGAAGGCTTTGCTTGCGGCAACTCCAAGCAGCATTGTGTTGCCCCTGCTCTAGCATGA
- the LOC103977124 gene encoding uncharacterized protein LOC103977124 translates to MASRALASWRSLASARQFTTSTAPRMRPIAPTADDVLGHHPVLKPKPRGEFVPVYVALGLILLSASFGIHTAQQQLRHSPNVLVSKKKRETVPEVVDPEWAAAEAERFISGSVFRRVAHLQDFDAVWATRGHVIDRPRKVETLKSVGVDPSRLE, encoded by the exons ATGGCTTCAAGAGCTTTG GCCTCCTGGAGATCACTCGCTTCCGCTCGGCAGTTCACCACGTCGACGGCGCCGAGGATGCGGCCCATAGCGCCCACTGCCGACGACGTCTTAGGCCACCATCCCGTCCTGAAGCCCAAGCCGAG GGGGGAGTTCGTGCCGGTGTACGTGGCGCTCGGGCTGATCCTGCTGTCGGCGTCGTTCGGCATCCACACCGCGCAGCAGCAGCTACGCCACTCGCCCAACGTGCTGGTGAGCAAGAAGAAGCGGGAGACGGTGCCCGAGGTGGTGGACCCTGAGTGGGCTGCGGCGGAGGCGGAGCGCTTCATTAGCGGCTCCGTCTTCCGCCGGGTCGCCCACCTGCAGGACTTCGACGCCGTCTGGGCCACCCGTGGTCACGTCAT TGACAGGCCGAGGAAGGTGGAGACGTTGAAATCGGTGGGAGTGGACCCGAGCAGGCTCGAGTGA
- the LOC103977123 gene encoding calnexin homolog 1 — MGGRKIVTPFLLLLVASSLLQIWASDPWFYESFDEPFEGRWIVSEKDDYQGLWKHSKSDGHEDYGLLVSENARKYAIVKELDGPITLKDGTVVLQFEVRLQNGLECGGAYLKYLRAQETGWIPKGFDNESPYSIMFGPDKCGATNKVHFILQHKNPKTGKFVEHHLKFPPSVPYDKLSHVYTAILKPDNELKILIDGEEKKTANFLSADDFEPALVPPKTIPDPDDKKPEDWDERAKIPDPDAVKPDDWDEDAPMEIEDEEAVKPEGWLDDEPEEIDDPEATKPEDWDDEEDGEWEAQKIDNPKCEAAPGCGEWKKPMKHNPAYKGKWHAPLIDNPNYKGIWKPQEIDNPDYFELDKPDFEPIAAIGIEIWTMQDGILFDNILISTNEKVAESYRADTWKPKYEIEKEKQKAEDAAAASPSDGLSGFQKQAFDVLYKIADIPFLEAYKIKIIDVIEKAEKQPNLTIGVLVAIVVVFATVIFRTLFGRKKPQAAAAPTTEAKNAGAAETDAAGSREEREENGKDDDASAPRPGRSRRKT, encoded by the exons ATGGGCGGTAGGAAGATCGTCACGCCGTTCCTCCTCCTGCTGGTCGCGTCCTCTCTACTCCAGATTTGGGCTTCGGATCCG TGGTTCTACGAGTCGTTCGATGAGCCGTTCGAGGGGCGGTGGATCGTGTCCGAGAAGGACGACTACCAAG GTCTATGGAAACACTCCAAGAGTGATGGTCATGAAGATTATGGGCTTCTTGTTAGTGAAAATGCTAGGAAATATGCGATAGTTAAGGAACTTGATGGACCCATCACTCTCAAGGATGGAACTGTTGTTCTGCAGTTTGAAGTTAGACTGCAGAATGGACTTGAATGTGGAGGTGCATATCTGAAATACCTCCGTGCTCAGGAAACCGGATGGATTCCCAAGGGATTCGACAATGAATCCCCATATTCTATCATGTTTGGACCTGATAAGTGCGGAGCCACAAATAAAGTGCATTTCATCCTCCAGCACAAGAATCCAAAAACTGGGAAGTTTGTGGAGCATCATTTGAAGTTCCCTCCATCTGTCCCATATGACAAACTCTCACACGTGTATACTGCTATTCTGAAGCCCGATAATGAGTTGAAAATTTTGATTgatggagaagaaaagaaaacagcAAATTTCTTGTCTGCTGATGACTTTGAGCCAGCACTTGTTCCACCGAAGACCATACCTGATCCTGATGATAAGAAACCCGAGGACTGGGATGAGAGGGCTAAAATACCGGACCCTGATGCTGTAAAACCAGACGACTGGGATGAAGATGCACCAATGGAGATTGAAGATGAGGAAGCCGTCAAACCTGAAGGATGGTTGGATGATGAACCTGAAGAAATTGATGATCCTGAAGCCACAAAACCAGAAGATTGGGACGATGAAGAGGATGGAGAATGGGAAGCACAAAAAATAGACAACCCAAAGTGCGAAGCAGCACCTGGCTGTGGAGAGTGGAAGAAGCCAATGAAGCACAACCCAGCATACAAGGGAAAATGGCACGCTCCTTTAATCGACAACCCAAACTACAAGGGTATCTGGAAGCCACAAGAGATAGATAACCCTGACTACTTCGAGCTTGACAAACCAGACTTTGAGCCAATCGCCGCTATTGGCATTGAGATTTGGACGATGCAGGATGGCATTCTCTTTGACAATATTTTGATTTCTACTAATGAGAAAGTTGCCGAGTCATACAGGGCAGACACATGGAAGCCTAAATATGAAATCGAGAAAGAAAAGCAGAAGGCTGAAGATGCTGCTGCAGCGTCGCCCTCAGATGGACTTTCAGGTTTCCAG AAGCAAGCATTTGATGTTCTTTACAAGATAGCAGATATTCCTTTCTTGGAGGCATACAAGATCAAAATAATT GATGTCATCGAGAAGGCAGAGAAACAACCTAACCTCACTATTGGAGTGCTAGTTGCCATAGTGGTGGTCTTCGCTACTGTCATCTTCAGGACACTCTTTGGCAGAAAGAAGCCTCAG GCTGCTGCCGCTCCGACTACTGAAGCCAAGAACGCTGGAGCTGCAGAGACCGATGCTGCAGGGAGCagggaagagagagaagagaatggGAAAGATGACGATGCTTCGGCCCCTCGCCCCGGTAGATCTAGGAGGAAGACATAA